From a single Solenopsis invicta isolate M01_SB chromosome 6, UNIL_Sinv_3.0, whole genome shotgun sequence genomic region:
- the LOC105194246 gene encoding ATP-binding cassette sub-family G member 1-like, which translates to MSTRRRATKALQVSRTRMVDIQFKDLSYEVQIGYRGNTKQILKGIDGIFKAAELTAIMGPSGSGKSTLLNILTGFQQGDLKGTVEYISSEGRQNCNMYKKHSCYIQQMDNLYGLFTVQESMMMVTYLKLGHHATKQFREALIDNILETLKLSIAKETKVERLSGGQKKRLSIALEMIDNPPIMFLDEPTTGLDSLASIQCITTLQTLAKGGRTVICTIHQPSAALYQLFNYIYLLVDGQCLYAGTPDNTVNYFAQQGLQCPQYHNPADYMLEVVGQEYGNYNDQLAAATKKYCQRKETSLKMRIFREASFYDEKIKIAMAPPSEIAKFKVLIYRYALITHRDWTVSHLKMSFSLLVSILLGLLYQHAGNDASKSINNVTFIFVIVLYCVYTNIIPAVLKFPLEIDILKKERFNNWYQLRTYYIATMVIGIPFTICTGFFFVLISYLLTNQPLEWSRFLRVVLIIILTSFTSESVGLGLGTVFNPINGTFFGSVVSCLMLLLGGVLAYFNHMPRFVYYVTYINYFRYSVDGIVQAIYGFQRETIQCPTDIDYCHYRVPSMLLEELHMATFSFWIDVAILISWFVVTRIVTYISLKRKLSKV; encoded by the coding sequence ATGTCGACGAGAAGGCGTGCAACAAAAGCGCTGCAAGTATCGCGTACTCGAATGGTCGATATTCAATTCAAGGATCTGTCGTATGAGGTTCAAATTGGATATCGCGGGAACACGAAGCAAATTCTAAAGGGTATCGATGGAATCTTCAAGGCTGCGGAACTGACGGCTATTATGGGACCGTCCGGTTCCGGGAAGTCCACGCTGCTGAACATTTTAACTGGATTTCAACAGGGAGATTTGAAAGGCACGGTTGAGTATATTAGCAGCGAAGGTAGGCAGAATTGCAACATGTACAAAAAGCACTCGTGCTACATTCAACAGATGGACAATTTGTACGGACTGTTCACCGTTCAGGAAAGCATGATGATGGTGACCTATTTGAAGCTCGGCCACCACGCGACAAAACAGTTCAGAGAGGCACTGATCGACAACATCTTGGAGACGCTGAAACTATCGATTGCAAAAGAAACAAAAGTCGAGCGGCTTAGTGGAGGACAGAAGAAAAGGCTGAGCATTGCTTTAGAGATGATTGACAATCCGCCAATAATGTTCCTGGACGAGCCAACCACTGGTCTGGACTCGTTGGCGTCCATACAGTGCATCACCACGTTGCAGACTCTGGCAAAGGGTGGCCGAACGGTGATCTGCACCATTCATCAGCCCAGCGCCGCGCTCTATCAACTGTTCAATTATATTTACTTGCTAGTCGATGGCCAATGCTTATACGCCGGCACGCCTGACAATACAGTGAACTATTTCGCCCAGCAAGGCCTTCAGTGTCCCCAGTATCACAATCCCGCGGATTACATGTTGGAGGTGGTCGGTCAGGAGTACGGAAATTATAATGATCAGTTGGCTGCGGCGACCAAGAAATATTGCCAGAGAAAGGAGACGTCTCTAAAGATGCGTATATTTAGGGAAGCTTCGTTCTAcgacgaaaaaataaaaatagcgaTGGCCCCACCCTCAGAAATCGCGAAATTTAAGGTACTCATATACCGTTACGCCCTTATAACACATCGAGATTGGACGGTGAGCCATCTTAAAATGAGTTTTTCCTTGCTCGTCTCTATCCTGTTGGGCTTGCTGTACCAGCATGCCGGCAATGATGCTAGCAAAAGCATCAATAACGTAACtttcatttttgtaattgtGTTGTACTGCGTCTACACCAATATAATTCCGGCCGTGTTGAAATTCCCTTTGGAGATAGACATTTTGAAGAAAGAGCGCTTTAATAACTGGTACCAATTGAGGACTTACTATATAGCCACAATGGTGATTGGTATACCGTTCACTATATGTACCGGCTTTTTTTTCGTACTTATTTCTTACCTGCTAACCAACCAACCTCTAGAATGGTCTCGGTTCTTGAGGGTTGTACTCATTATAATCTTGACAAGTTTCACTTCGGAGAGCGTAGGCTTGGGTCTAGGAACAGTTTTCAATCCCATTAACGGCACCTTTTTTGGGTCTGTTGTCTCATGCTTGATGCTGCTACTAGGCGGCGTTCTGGCATACTTTAATCACATGCCGCGGTTCGTTTACTACGTTACCTACATAAATTACTTCAGATATTCTGTAGACGGCATAGTACAGGCGATTTATGGTTTTCAAAGAGAGACGATACAGTGTCCGACTGACATTGATTATTGTCATTATCGAGTACCGTCAATGTTATTAGAAGAGCTGCATATGGCCACTTTCTCATTTTGGATCGATGTTGCCATCTTGATCTCCTGGTTCGTGGTCACTCGGATCGTGActtatatatcattaaaaagaaaGCTTTCGAAAGTATGA